One stretch of Rattus norvegicus strain BN/NHsdMcwi chromosome 12, GRCr8, whole genome shotgun sequence DNA includes these proteins:
- the Srrm3 gene encoding serine/arginine repetitive matrix protein 3 isoform X2, with amino-acid sequence MLPHFSLFLHNLPTKGGSATLLKPSSPRACDKAAAAPTPPARGKDSQSPRSAPSSQGRGGRAAGGTARRRRRRRRRRRSRSSANAPRRRGRRRAKPAPPRGSSRSLSGAHSSSDSGGGAPGPGPEPGSERGHGGHGKRAKERPPRARPASTSPSPGAHGRRGGPEGNSSSRSPGPHPGSWSSSRSPSKSRSRSPDKRTRSPSLSPSPKKPLGRDKDSEGRARHAEAEAARTRRRSRSYSPIRKRRRDSPSFMEPRRITRKLLLRGLWPAWGPCGPGSTGSPSDTHCPKASHPLLPAQPLLFLQLLEQRLLQPEPQQEPKPWAQPWKLQQPQSRDSQPFLQRLQEPQSQLPQPEQL; translated from the exons ATGCTACCACACTTTTCCCTTTTCTTACACAACTTACCTACTAAAGGAGGAAGTGCCACTTTATTG AAGCCCAGCTCGCCCCGGGCCTGCGACAAGGCAGCCGCCGCGCCCACGCCGCCCGCGCGTGGGAAGGACAGCCAGAGTCCCCGCTCCGCGCCGTCGTCTCAGGGCCGCGGGGGCCGCGCGGCGGGAGGGACGGCCAGGCGTCGGCGccggcggaggaggaggaggcgatCGCGGTCCTCGGCCAACGCGCCCCGCCGCAGGGGGCGCCGGCGTGCAAAGCCCGCGCCGCCTCGGGGCTCGTCGCGCTCGCTCAGTGGGGCACACTCCAGCAGCGACTCCGGTGGCGGCGCCCCGGGACCCGGGCCCGAGCCGGGCTCCGAGCGAGGTCACGGCGGACACGGAAAACG GGCAAAGGAGCGACCCCCGCGAGCACGGCCCGCAAGCACCTCGCCATCACCAGGCGCGCATGGCCGACGGGGCGGCCCAGAGGGGAACAGTTCGTCGCGCAGCCCGGGCCCCCATCCCGGGTCGTGGAGCTCCAGCCGCTCGCCCTCCAAATCCCGCTCGCGCTCCCCAGACAAAAGGACCCGCAGCCCCAGCCTCTCACCGTCTCCCAAGAAACCTCTTGGCCG GGACAAAGACAGCGAAGGCCGTGCCAGGCATGCCGAGGCTGAGGCCGCCCGCACCCGGCGTCGCTCCCGCAGCTACTCGCCGATCCGAAAGCGGCGTCGGGACTCGCCCAGTTTCATGGAGCCGAGACGCATCACCAG GAAGCTCCTGCTGCGTGGCCTGTGGCCAGCCTGGGGGCCGTGTGGACCGGGCTCCACAGGCAGCCCAAGTGATACTCAT TGCCCGAAAGCGTCCCATCCCCTACTACCGGCccagcccctcctcttcctccagctgCTTGAGCAGCGACTACTCCAGCCGGAGCCGCAGCAGGAGCCCAAGCCCTGGGCACAGCCATGGAAGCTACAGCAGCCGCAGTCACGGGACTCGCAGCCGTTCCTGCAGCGCCTCCAGGAGCCGCAGTCCCAGCTACCACAGCCGGAGCAGCTCTGA